The Acholeplasma laidlawii PG-8A DNA window AAGATATTTCTTTAGAACAATCTATTGAAAAATATCAAGAAGGATTGAAATTATCAAAATCATTATATGAAATGATTAAAGCGGCTGAAGCTTTAATTGTTGAAGTTAAATCTTGAGATTA harbors:
- the xseB gene encoding exodeoxyribonuclease VII small subunit, with translation MSEKLTFEETIKKLEEVVKQLESKDISLEQSIEKYQEGLKLSKSLYEMIKAAEALIVEVKS